In the Tenrec ecaudatus isolate mTenEca1 chromosome 16, mTenEca1.hap1, whole genome shotgun sequence genome, one interval contains:
- the CUTC gene encoding copper homeostasis protein cutC homolog codes for MKRQRGSSERKRARIPLGTAGAESGFLMEVCVDSVESAVNAERGGAGRIELCSGLLEGGTTPSMGVLQVVKQCVQIPVFVMIRPRGGDFLYSDREIEVMKTDIRLSKLYGADGVVFGALTEDGHIDKELCVSLMAICRPLPVTFHRAFDMVCDPVAALETLLSLGFERVLTSGCDSSALEGLPMIKRLMDQAKGRIVIMPGGGITDRNLQRILEGSGATEFHCSARSARDSGMKFRNACVSMGASISNSEYSLKVADVTKVRTLNAIARNSLV; via the exons ATGAAGAGGCAGAGGGGCTCCTCGGAGCGGAAACGAGCGCGGATCCCGCTGGGGACAGCCG GAGCGGAGAGTGGATTTCTCATGGAAGTGTGTGTTGATTCAGTGGAGTCAGCTGTGAATGCAGAAAGAGGAG GTGCCGGTCGGATTGAATTATGCTCTGGGTTACTGGAGGGAGGAACCACGCCCAGCATGG GCGTCCTTCAAGTCGTGAAGCAATGTGTCCAGATCCCAGTGTTTGTGATGATTCGGCCACGAGGAGGGGATTTTTTATATTCAGACCGTGAGATTGAGGTGATGAAGACTGACATCCGTCTCTCCAAGCTGTACGGTGCCGATGGTGTGGTATTTGGGGCACTGACTGAAGATGGACACATTGATAAAGAACTCTGTGTGTCCCTTATGG CCATTTGCCGTCCTCTTCCAGTCACTTTCCACCGAG CCTTTGACATGGTTTGTGATCCAGTGGCAGCTCTAGAGACCCTCTTAAGCTTGGGATTTGAACGGGTGTTGACCAGTGGGTGTGACAGTTCCGCTCTAGAAGGGCTACCCATGATAAAGCGACTCATGGACCAG gcaaAAGGCAGGATTGTGATAATGCCAG GGGGTGGCATAACGGACAGAAACCTGCAAAGGATCCTTGAAGGCTCCGGTGCTACAGAGTTCCACTGTTCTGCTCGGTCTGCAAGAGACTCTGGAATGAAGTTTCG AAATGCCTGTGTTTCCATGGGAGCCTCAATTTCAAACTCAGAGTATTCTCTAAAGGTAGCAGATGTGACCAAAGTCAGGACTCTGAATGCTATTGCAAGGAATAGCCTGGTGTAG